The window TAGAGAAGGTAGAAACATTCGTGCTTTGGAAGCAATGACGGGTGTAGAAATTATCGTTGATGATACTCCGGAAGCAATTCTTCTTTCATGTTTTGACCCGGTAAGAAGAGAGATTGCAAGACTATCACTTCACAGATTGGTTACAGACGGTAGAATTCACCCTGCAAGAATCGAAGAAGTTGTAGAAAAGACAAGAAAACAAATCGAAGAAGAAATTATTGAGGTTGGTAAAAGAACGATTATCGATTTAGGAATTCACGGTTTGCACCCAGAATTGGTGAAGATCGTTGGTAGAATGAAATACCGTTCTTCATACGGACAAAACCTTCTACAGCACTCAAGAGAAGTTGCCAATATTGCTGCAACGATGGCTGCTGAATTAGGATTAAATGTAAAATTAGCTAAAAGAGCAGGTCTTTTACACGATATTGGTAAAGTTCCTGAGCAGGAATCTGAGCTTCCACACGCACTTTTAGGAATGCAGTGGGCTGAAAAATATGGTGAAAATGCAGAAGTTATTAATGCAATTGGAGCTCACCATGACGAAGTAGAAATGACTTCATTATTGTCTCCAATCATTCAGGTTGCCGATGCTATTTCTGGAGCAAGACCGGGAGCAAGAAGACAGGTTTTAGAATCTTATATCCAAAGATTAAAAGATCTTGAAGCTGCGGCATTAAGTTTTGAAGGAGTTTCTTCAGCGTATGCAATTCAGGCAGGTAGAGAACTGAGAGTAATGGTAGAAAGCAGCAGAATAAACGACGAAATGTCTTCTCAGCTTTCTTATGATATCTCAGAGAAAATTCAAAATGAATTAACATATCCAGGACAGGTAAAAGTGACCGTAATCAGAGAAACAAGAACTGTAAATATCGCGAGATAATACATTTCTTCATTAATAATAGGAAAGACTTTTCAAGAAATTGAAAGGTCTTTTTTAATTTCTTGAAATTAAGCTATATTTAAATTTTTGATAATATTTATTGTTTTATTATAATTTATTGGTGAATTATATTTAAATTTGATAATCAAACTATAATTAATTGAAAAACAAATCACATGACAAACAACATTTTAAAAAACGCGAAAAAATTAAAACAAGCTGATCTTAAAAACATCGTCGGAGGAGTAAGCGGAAACCCAGATTTATCTCTTTGTGGATGCGATTGCGCAGGATCTGTTACAGGTCCCTTATATTGTGGAAATTATATCGGTTGTCTACAAGTGTATACTTGCAAAGACGTATATTAATTTAGATATTAAAATAAAGAATCTGCCTCAATTTTGAGGTAGATTCTTTATTTTTTAATGCTATATTTTATTTATAAACAATATTTAAGTTTAATCATCAAACTATATATTTAATTTTAAAACAAATCACATGACAAACAACATTTTAAAAAATGCGAAAAAATTAAAACAAGCTGATCTTAAAAACATCGTCGGAGGAATTAAAGGAGGAAAACCTGACTTATCTCTTTGTGGATGCAGTTGCTCAGGATCTGTTACAGGCCCAGAATATTGTTCACAATATATTGCTTGCCCACAAGTGTATAATTGTAAAGACATATAATTGAGATCGATATTAAGATAAATGAATCCGCCCCAGTTTTGAGGCGGATTTTTTAATTACTTTAAATTTTATATGTATATCCGTTTTTTCTCATACTGCTAAAATAATCAGTCATTTTGTCATTCTGAAAGAATCTAAACACACTGAAAATAAACAATTTTAGATTCCTGCGGAATGGCAAACCAAGTGTTAAAAACTAAGTTATTACCAATTACGGACATTCGTGAAATTTTATTATGATTTAATATTTTTAGGATAATATGTTTTACAAGAATGGTTTCATTTCATCTTCAATTTGTGTTCTTAAATCCATTAGACGTTTAGCGTACTTTTCCTGTTGTTTTTCTTCCTCAGTTTCAGGAATCCATTTGGGAACGGGAAGTTTTTTTCCATTTTCGTCTACGGCTACAAATACAATAATGCAATGCGTTTTCTTATCAAAAGTAGGCTGTTTCAAGTTTCTTGAGAAAACATTAATCGAAATATGCATACTCGAAGATCCTGTATAAATTACCTGTGCTTCCACTTTTACAATTTCACCGATTTTTATAGGTTCGTAAAAACGGATTCCGCCCACATAAACTGTTACAGAATAATTTCCACTCCATGTTGTTGCACATGCGTATCCGGCTTGATCAATCCACTTCATTACACTTCCGCCGTGTACGTTTCCGCCATAATTTACATCTGAAGGTTCAGAGATAAACTGAAAAGTAACAGGTTTGTTATCCATTTATTTTAATTTTAATAAAGGTATTTAATAATTTTCAGAATTTTATATTTAGCCTTACTTTTGGAGATTAAATTTTAATTATGAAAAAAGTTTTTCATCTTAATACCTGCGACACTTGCAGAAAGATTTTAGCGCAGTTTGATTTGTCAGATTGGGAAAAAAGAGAAATAAGAAAAGAGCCTATTACCAAAGAAGAGCTTGAAGAAATGTATAAGCTTACAAATTCTTATGAAGCATTATTCAGCAAAAAATCTACGCAGATTAAATTGAGAGGATTGGATGTAAAGTCTTTAAAAGAAAATGATTTTAAAGATTTGATTTTAGACCATTATACTTTCTTAAAGCGTCCTGTTTTTATTACTGATAAAGAGATCTTTGTAGGAAATGAAAAGAAAAATGTGGAGGCTTTGAAAGTGTTTTTTGGAGTGGAATAAGTCTGCCACGAATTCACGAATTTTAAATATCTTTTTGAAAATAAACTCAAACCTCACAGGTTTTTAAAACCTGTGAGGTTTTTTGTGCGTTTAATCCAAAAATATTTTTCATAATTTTAACAGCTTATTTGGAATAAAAGTAAAAGTTGTTTTGTTTCAAACAAACTGCGGGAAACAAAACACAATTGACGGAAGTCTCAAACAGATTGTGGGAAACAAAATGCAATCGCAGGAAGTTTCAAGCAAACTGCGTGAAACAAAACACAGTTGACGGAAGTCTCAAACAGTTTGCGGGAAACAAAATGCAATTGTAGGAAGTCTTAAACAAACTGTGGGAAATAAAATATAATTCAGAAAACGAATCGATAGCGATAAATAGTATTGTTTGACTGAATTCTAGCCCGGATAGGAGTGACATCCTTTTGTGTGGCAGATGAAGAGAAACGGAAGCTGCTACACAAAAGATATAGCGGATAGCCGGAAAAAGCTTCAAATAAAAAAATAATTTGAGCTTTTCGACGTAATCAAATAGCTCCTAAAAAACAACCGCTTCATCAATAATGATAAAGCGGTTTTTCTGTATTTAAAGAATATTCGATTATACAAATGGAGTTTTCACCACTTTTGCAGGAATATTTTTATTTCTTACCTGAATAAAGATCTCGGTACCCAATTTGAAGTGCGATTTATCAACATACGCTAATCCCAAACCGATTTTTTTCATCGGAGACTGCGTTCCTGAAGTTACTTTCCCGATTACATTTCCTTCTGCATCTACCACAGGATAATCGTGTCTTGGAACTCCTTTATCAGTCAATTCAAAACCAACCAATTTTCTGGTAATACCTTCTTCTTTTTGTTTTGCGAAGATTTCTTTAGAAACAAAATCTTTATCAAATTTTGTGATCCAGCCTAATCCAGCTTCAAGTGGAGACGTTGTATCGTCGATATCCATTCCGTACAAACAGAACCCTTTTTCTAATCTTAAAGTGTCTCTAGCAGCCAATCCGCAAGGAATAATCCCTTCTTCAGCCCCAGCTTCAATAATAGCATCCCACAATTTTTCTGCAGATTCGTTGTTGAAATAAATTTCAAATCCACCGCTTCCAGTATAACCCGTGTTTGAAATAATCACATCGCTAACGCCAGCAACAGTGCCAACGGTAAAGTTGTAATAAGGAATTTCTGAAAGGTTAGTTTCTGTTAATTTCTGAAGAATTTCAGTTGCTTTTGGTCCCTGAACTGCCAATAAAGACATTTCGTCTGAGGCATTGGTCATTTTTGCACCGAAGCTGTTGTATTTTGAAATATGATTCCAGTCTTTATCGATGTTTGAAGCATTTACTACTACAAAATATTTCTCATCTTCCATTTTGTAAACGATAAGATCATCTACAATACCTCCGTTTTCGTTTGGAAGGCAAGAGTACTGAGCTTTTCCGTTTTCTAAAACATCCACATTGTTGGTTCCCACAAACTGCAAAAGATCTTTTGCACCCGCACCTTCAATGAAAAACTGTCCCATGTGAGATACGTCAAACAATCCTGCTTTTTCTCTTACTGCAAAGTGTTCTTCCGTTACTCCGGAATATTGTACAGGCATTTCAAATCCTGCAAAAGGTACTATTTTCGCTCCTAAAGAAACGTGTTTGTCGTACAATGCTGTTTTTTTCATAGGTAGATTTATTTCTATTTTTTTATTTTAAAACTTTCAAAAGTTTCGTTAAAAACTTTCATGTAGTTTCCGTTCCAGTGTTTTTGTTGGCAATTGATGCTTACAAGAAAAAAGTTTTTGTCTTTCTGAT is drawn from Chryseobacterium muglaense and contains these coding sequences:
- the rny gene encoding ribonuclease Y; amino-acid sequence: MTTAIIVGVICLVIGAVAGMFFSKSSLNTKAKFIVDDAKKNAENLIEKANVQAESIKKEKNLQAKEKFLELKSQHDADIQSREKKMQDAEKRTKDKENKLNDELSKAGKLEKDLDRQIADYAKKNEILEKKQHDLDQATAKKVEMLEKISNYTAEEAKAELVETMRAEAKTRAQAHVQSIMEEAQLNAKSEARKIVIQTIQRIGTEQAIENSVSVFNIESDEVKGRIIGREGRNIRALEAMTGVEIIVDDTPEAILLSCFDPVRREIARLSLHRLVTDGRIHPARIEEVVEKTRKQIEEEIIEVGKRTIIDLGIHGLHPELVKIVGRMKYRSSYGQNLLQHSREVANIAATMAAELGLNVKLAKRAGLLHDIGKVPEQESELPHALLGMQWAEKYGENAEVINAIGAHHDEVEMTSLLSPIIQVADAISGARPGARRQVLESYIQRLKDLEAAALSFEGVSSAYAIQAGRELRVMVESSRINDEMSSQLSYDISEKIQNELTYPGQVKVTVIRETRTVNIAR
- a CDS encoding acyl-CoA thioesterase translates to MDNKPVTFQFISEPSDVNYGGNVHGGSVMKWIDQAGYACATTWSGNYSVTVYVGGIRFYEPIKIGEIVKVEAQVIYTGSSSMHISINVFSRNLKQPTFDKKTHCIIVFVAVDENGKKLPVPKWIPETEEEKQQEKYAKRLMDLRTQIEDEMKPFL
- a CDS encoding arsenate reductase family protein — encoded protein: MKKVFHLNTCDTCRKILAQFDLSDWEKREIRKEPITKEELEEMYKLTNSYEALFSKKSTQIKLRGLDVKSLKENDFKDLILDHYTFLKRPVFITDKEIFVGNEKKNVEALKVFFGVE
- the gcvT gene encoding glycine cleavage system aminomethyltransferase GcvT; this encodes MKKTALYDKHVSLGAKIVPFAGFEMPVQYSGVTEEHFAVREKAGLFDVSHMGQFFIEGAGAKDLLQFVGTNNVDVLENGKAQYSCLPNENGGIVDDLIVYKMEDEKYFVVVNASNIDKDWNHISKYNSFGAKMTNASDEMSLLAVQGPKATEILQKLTETNLSEIPYYNFTVGTVAGVSDVIISNTGYTGSGGFEIYFNNESAEKLWDAIIEAGAEEGIIPCGLAARDTLRLEKGFCLYGMDIDDTTSPLEAGLGWITKFDKDFVSKEIFAKQKEEGITRKLVGFELTDKGVPRHDYPVVDAEGNVIGKVTSGTQSPMKKIGLGLAYVDKSHFKLGTEIFIQVRNKNIPAKVVKTPFV